One part of the Vitis riparia cultivar Riparia Gloire de Montpellier isolate 1030 chromosome 15, EGFV_Vit.rip_1.0, whole genome shotgun sequence genome encodes these proteins:
- the LOC117932259 gene encoding vacuolar protein 8: MVEDGGDEFLADNQSADKLLARAQELVPVALDNSREVKGFLGRWKMIISKLEQIPSCLSDLSSHPCFSKNTLCKEQLQAVLRTLKETIELAELCIKEKYEGKLRMQSDLDGLIGKLDLNLRDCGLLVKTGVLGEAMIPLTVAGSSAEPEAGTHSNIREFLARLQIGHLEAKHKALDSLVEVMKEDEKNVLAVLGRSNIAALVQLLTATSPRIREKTVTVICSLAESGSCENWLVSEGVLPPLIRLVESGSAVGKEKATISLQRLSMSAETARSIVGHGGVRPLIEICQTSDSVSQAAAASTLKNLSVVPEVRQTLAEEGIIKVMINLLDCGILLGSKEYAAECLQNLTASNENLRRSVITEGGVRSLLAYLDGPLPQESAVGALRNLVGSVSMEVLVSLGFLPRLVHVLKSGSLGAQQAAASAICRVCSSTEMKKLVGEAGCIPLLVKMLEAKTNSVREVASQALSSLVAISQNCKEVKRGDKSVPNLVQLLDPSPQNTAKKYAVSCLAALSSSKKCKKLMISYGAIGYLKKLNEMDIPGAKKLLERLERGKLRSLFTRK; the protein is encoded by the coding sequence ATGGTAGAAGATGGCGGAGATGAGTTTTTGGCTGATAACCAATCAGCAGATAAGTTGTTAGCTCGTGCGCAAGAGCTCGTTCCAGTGGCTCTTGATAATTCCAGGGAGGTTAAGGGGTTCCTGGGTAGATGGAAGATGATAATTTCGAAGTTGGAGCAGATCCCATCATGCTTGTCAGACTTGTCGAGCCATCCTTGCTTCTCGAAGAACACACTCTGTAAGGAGCAATTGCAGGCAGTATTGAGGACTTTGAAAGAAACAATTGAATTGGCGGAGCTATGCATTAAGGAGAAATATGAAGGGAAGCTTCGGATGCAGAGTGATCTTGATGGATTGATTGGGAAATTGGATTTGAATTTGCGGGACTGTGGGCTCTTGGTGAAGACTGGGGTGCTCGGTGAGGCTATGATACCTTTAACTGTGGCTGGTTCATCAGCAGAACCAGAGGCTGGCACTCATTCCAATATAAGGGAGTTTCTTGCCCGCCTTCAGATCGGGCACTTGGAGGCCAAGCATAAAGCTCTTGACAGCCTTGTTGAAGTAATGAaagaggatgagaagaatgtGTTGGCTGTTCTGGGACGGAGCAACATCGCTGCTTTGGTTCAATTACTCACTGCAACTTCCCCTCGAATCCGGGAGAAGACAGTTACTGTCATATGCTCACTTGCAGAATCAGGGAGTTGTGAGAATTGGCTTGTTTCGGAAGGTGTTCTTCCACCTCTGATAAGGCTTGTTGAGTCTGGTAGTGCTGTTGGTAAAGAGAAGGCCACAATTTCGCTCCAGAGATTATCAATGTCAGCTGAAACAGCCCGTTCAATTGTTGGGCATGGTGGGGTTCGCCCGCTGATTGAGATCTGTCAAACCAGTGATTCTGTCTCACAAGCTGCAGCTGCTAGCACCTTGAAGAATTTATCGGTTGTCCCAGAGGTTCGACAAACCCTCGCTGAAGAAGGGATTATAAAGGTTATGATCAATCTCCTTGATTGTGGAATATTATTAGGATCTAAAGAATATGCTGCAGAATGCTTGCAGAACCTCACTGCAAGCAATGAAAACCTTCGAAGGTCCGTTATTACTGAGGGTGGAGTTCGGAGCCTGTTGGCTTACCTAGACGGTCCCTTGCCCCAAGAATCTGCAGTTGGGGCATTAAGGAATTTGGTGGGCTCAGTTTCTATGGAAGTTTTGGTTTCTCTTGGTTTCCTTCCCCGTTTGGTTCATGTACTTAAATCTGGATCCTTGGGCGCACAGCAAGCTGCTGCATCAGCCATCTGTCGGGTTTGCAGCTCAACAGAAATGAAGAAACTGGTAGGTGAAGCCGGGTGCATTCCTCTGCTTGTGAAGATGCTGGAGGCCAAGACAAACAGTGTAAGAGAGGTCGCTTCACAAGCACTTTCAAGCCTGGTGGCCATTTCACAGAATTGCAAAGAAGTTAAGAGGGGTGATAAAAGTGTGCCAAATTTGGTCCAGTTGCTTGACCCAAGTCCACAAAACACTGCAAAAAAGTATGCCGTTTCCTGCCTCGCAGCTCTCTCTTCAAGTAAGAAATGTAAGAAGCTCATGATCTCATATGGAGCAATTGGGTATCTCAAGAAGCTTAATGAGATGGACATTCCTGGTGCCAAGAAGCTACTTGAGCGATTGGAAAGGGGGAAACTGAGAAGTTTGTTCACcagaaaatag
- the LOC117932306 gene encoding serine/arginine-rich splicing factor RS41-like isoform X2 translates to MLISQPVAGFAFVYMDDERDAEDAIRRLDRTVFGRKGRQLRVEWTKQERGIRRPGGARKSSANMKPSKTLFVINFDPIHTRTRDLERHFDLYGKILNIRIRRNFAFIQFESQEDATKALDATNMSKFMDRVISVEYAARDDDDDRRNGYSPERRGRDMSPDRRSHDRGRSPSPYHRDRASPDYGHGANANSRSEQRGSPNYDRDESPVNERYHSRSPPPRERSRS, encoded by the exons ATGCTGATCTCGCAGCCAGTGGCAG GATTTGCTTTTGTTTATATGGATGATGAACGGGATGCAGAGGATGCAATTCGAAGACTTGACAGGACAGTATTTGGCAGAAAGGGGCGTCAACTTCGTGTTGAATGGACAAAG CAAGAACGAGGGATTAGAAGGCCTGGTGGTGCAAGAAAATCTTCAGCTAATATGAAACCCTCAAAAACCTTGTTTGTGATTAATTTTGATCCAATTCATACTCGGACCAGGGATCTGGAGAGGCACTTTGACCTATATGGGAAAATATTGAACATAAGGATCAGAAGGAATTTTGCATTCATTCAGTTTGAATCACAGGAGGATGCCACCAAAGCATTGGATGCAACAAACATGAG CAAGTTCATGGATCGGGTTATTTCAGTAGAATATGCGGCTcgagatgatgatgatgatagaaGAAATGGGTATAGCCCTGAAAGAAGAGGACGTGACATGTCTCCTGATAGGAGAAGTCATGATCGAGGGCGATCCCCAAGTCCATACCATAGGGATAGGGCTAGCCCAGACTATGGGCATGGAGCAAACGCAAATTCCAGGTCTGAACAGCGAGGAAGCCCTAACTATGACAGAGATGAAAGCCCAGTCAATGAGAGATACCACAG CCGATCACCCCCACCACGTGAAAGATCCCGATCTTGA
- the LOC117932306 gene encoding serine/arginine-rich splicing factor RS41-like isoform X1 has translation MKPIFCGNLEYDARQSDVERLFRRYGKVDRVDLKSGFAFVYMDDERDAEDAIRRLDRTVFGRKGRQLRVEWTKQERGIRRPGGARKSSANMKPSKTLFVINFDPIHTRTRDLERHFDLYGKILNIRIRRNFAFIQFESQEDATKALDATNMSKFMDRVISVEYAARDDDDDRRNGYSPERRGRDMSPDRRSHDRGRSPSPYHRDRASPDYGHGANANSRSEQRGSPNYDRDESPVNERYHSRSPPPRERSRS, from the exons ATGAAGCCCATCTTTTGTGGCAACCTTGAGTATGATGCACGTCAGTCTGATGTTGAGCGACTGTTCAGAAGATATGGGAAGGTTGATAGGGTGGATCTGAAGTCCG GATTTGCTTTTGTTTATATGGATGATGAACGGGATGCAGAGGATGCAATTCGAAGACTTGACAGGACAGTATTTGGCAGAAAGGGGCGTCAACTTCGTGTTGAATGGACAAAG CAAGAACGAGGGATTAGAAGGCCTGGTGGTGCAAGAAAATCTTCAGCTAATATGAAACCCTCAAAAACCTTGTTTGTGATTAATTTTGATCCAATTCATACTCGGACCAGGGATCTGGAGAGGCACTTTGACCTATATGGGAAAATATTGAACATAAGGATCAGAAGGAATTTTGCATTCATTCAGTTTGAATCACAGGAGGATGCCACCAAAGCATTGGATGCAACAAACATGAG CAAGTTCATGGATCGGGTTATTTCAGTAGAATATGCGGCTcgagatgatgatgatgatagaaGAAATGGGTATAGCCCTGAAAGAAGAGGACGTGACATGTCTCCTGATAGGAGAAGTCATGATCGAGGGCGATCCCCAAGTCCATACCATAGGGATAGGGCTAGCCCAGACTATGGGCATGGAGCAAACGCAAATTCCAGGTCTGAACAGCGAGGAAGCCCTAACTATGACAGAGATGAAAGCCCAGTCAATGAGAGATACCACAG CCGATCACCCCCACCACGTGAAAGATCCCGATCTTGA